A genomic stretch from Flavobacterium nitratireducens includes:
- a CDS encoding type III pantothenate kinase, protein MIVTVDVGNTRIKASVFEGDTSFGFFVFEKVALGENLKKILDDFPLVESVVVSSVGDIDKASFLVFESRVKVCFVSRENVFPFENNYGTPNTLGIDRMVLAAGATLMFPNQNRLVIDAGTCVTYDFVDENNVYQGGAIAPGMRLRYESMHNFTAKLPLLQLESPESYIGKSTAQSMHSGVVNGLVYEIDGFIDTYRASCTKIIIILTGGDAEFLAKRLKNTIFANSNFLLESLNQTYQYQINND, encoded by the coding sequence ATGATAGTTACTGTTGATGTGGGTAATACCCGAATTAAAGCTTCTGTATTTGAGGGAGATACAAGTTTTGGTTTTTTTGTTTTTGAAAAAGTAGCACTTGGTGAAAACCTTAAAAAAATTTTAGATGACTTTCCTTTGGTAGAATCTGTGGTTGTTTCTTCTGTTGGGGATATTGATAAAGCTTCTTTTTTAGTTTTTGAATCAAGAGTAAAAGTTTGTTTTGTAAGTCGTGAAAATGTTTTTCCTTTCGAGAATAATTATGGCACACCCAATACACTTGGAATAGATCGAATGGTGCTGGCTGCTGGTGCGACCCTAATGTTTCCAAATCAGAATAGGCTCGTAATTGATGCAGGAACGTGTGTTACCTACGATTTTGTAGATGAAAATAATGTGTATCAAGGTGGTGCAATAGCTCCAGGGATGCGTTTACGATATGAATCCATGCATAATTTTACGGCTAAGCTGCCTTTACTGCAATTAGAAAGCCCGGAATCGTACATAGGGAAATCGACTGCTCAATCCATGCATTCGGGTGTGGTAAACGGATTGGTCTATGAAATTGACGGCTTTATCGATACATATAGAGCAAGTTGTACAAAAATTATCATAATTTTAACGGGTGGAGATGCAGAATTTTTGGCTAAACGATTAAAAAATACCATATTTGCCAATTCAAATTTCCTTTTAGAGAGTTTGAACCAAACTTATCAATACCAAATCAACAATGATTAA
- a CDS encoding transposase-like zinc-binding domain-containing protein has translation MDDIKCPKCQNNAIVKSGIIKNKQRYLCKNCNYFLR, from the coding sequence ATGGATGATATCAAATGCCCTAAATGTCAAAACAATGCAATTGTTAAAAGTGGTATTATCAAAAACAAGCAGCGCTATTTATGCAAAAACTGTAACTATTTTTTACGGTAA